The following nucleotide sequence is from Candidatus Abyssobacteria bacterium SURF_5.
GCAATCGGATTGCCCAGCCGATAGATGGCCGTCACCTGATTCAGCGCATTAATTTCGTAGGTGTCCAGGCTGCCGTTGGCCAAGCTGGTGCGATTATCGGCGAGGTCGTAGCCATAATTGTTCGTATAGACGGGTGAGCCGTTGTCGATGGAATATTCATTCGTCAGGCGGTACATGTCGTCATAGACGTATTCGTACGATTTGTTGCCGGGCAGACTGATCGTATCGATCAGATTGGCGTCGTTATATTCGTAGTCGAACAGGCTGCCGTTCGAAATCTGGTAATAATCGAGGCGGTCAAGATTATCAAAATCATAGAGCGTATAGATGCTGCTCGTCGCCGCGATTCCCCTTATTTGAGAGGGCATCGGAATGTCCCCTCACGGGATACTGCCGTCTATGTTTGGTCCTCTCAGGTTGCAGCAAAGGAACATATTTTCGCTGAAGTCTATTCGTTCCAGCCTTCTTTTGTCAAGCACTTTTTGATTAACCGTATGTTAACGGCCGATTCCGGGAAGGCCAATAATATCAAGGACGCCTCAAACAGGAAGTTGTGTAAGACGAAAACTTCTGATCAAATTAGCTTTCACAAAGTTCCAAGAAATGAAAACACTCTTTTCCAAAATAATTTCCAAAAGCGGAACATGAGATACTTCCACATCGTGCGGGTCCAATGGAGATACACAAGAAAGAAGAAAAAAAGATTCCTCAACAGGAGGTAACAGAGGAAAGAAGCTTCTTCACTGCTGTCCAAGATAATCCCACTATGGCCTCTTGATTCTCAAAGACCCATATTTTACAAAGTCGGATTGGGGTGACTAATTTGAGGCTGTACTTATAAGAACTTTTTTCACCGCGGAGACGCGAAGAACGCTGAGAAAGACAATGCACAATAAGACCTCTTAAATCCTCCGTTTATTCTATCTTTGCGGCCTCTGCGCCTTTGCGGTTCAATGAATTTTTCAGTATCCGCCGCCAGTTTTTCCGAAAAGGAAAAGATGTCTTGGAGAGGGGTAAGATTCCATTCGGATCATAACTGAATCCGGCAACGGGACCTGCCCAGCCAATAGATGGCCGTACCCCTGATTCAATGCATTCAAGGGCGCGAGTCGGGGATGTTTTCGGGCGCCCGCAACCGGGGTACTGGAGAATTGCGAGGCCTCCATGCGAGAGAAAGAGGAAGGCCCTGCGCGCGAATGCGAGCAGGGCCGCAGTTGACGAGGAACTTCAGGAAACCAGCTCGATGATGGCCATGGGGGCGGCGTCTCCTCTGCGACGGTCGAGCCTGATGATGCGCGTGTAGCCGCCGTTGCGTCCGTCAAATTGCGGGCCGACCTCGTCGAACAGTTTTTTTACCGCCTGCTTATTATCAAGGATGGACGTGGCCTGCCGCCGGGCATTGATGTCCTGCCTCTTGCCGAGGGTGATCAATTTTTCGGCGACCGGTCGAAGCGCTTTGGTTTTCGTGACGGTAGTGGTGATCCTGCCATGCATGATCAACTCGGTCGCGAGGTTCGAAAGGAGGGCTTCTTTATGAGCGGTTGTACGGCCGAGTTTAACTGTTTTTTTTCTGTGTCTCATTACAAATCGCCTTTCCTACTGCATGCTATATTTTCGGAAAGCCTGTTGAGAAGCTATTCCGGAAAGAGGTCGGTTATTCCTCACGCTGCTCTGAAGCGCTTGCCGCCTGATATCCCTCGAGTTTCATTCCCAAGTGCAAATTCATCGATTTCAAGACAAGTTTTATCTCTTCGAGCGACTTTTTCCCGAAGTTACGATACTTGAGCATTTCGGGTTCGGACTTCTGCACGAGTTCGGCAAGACTTTTTATGTTAGCGGCGCGGAGGCAGTTTGCCGCCCGCACGGAAAGCTCCAGCTCGTTCACGCTTTTATCCAGATACTTCCGCATTTCTTCGCTTTCCTCGGCGCGTGAAGAGCGGCCTGCATCTTCTTCTCCTTCTCCCTTGACGAAGATCGTGAAATGTCGTATGAGGATTTTTGCGGCCGCCGCCAGCGCGTCCTCGGGAAGAATCCCGCCGTTGGTCCAGATTTCGAGGATGAGGCGGTCGTAGTCGGTCATCTGCCCGACGCGCGCGCTCTGGATGGTATAATTCACTTTTTCGACCGGCGAGAAGACGGAGTCGATGCTGATCGTGCCGATCGGCTGGCCGTCGTGTTTGTTCAATTCAGCCGGAACATATCCCCTGCCGCGCCCGATTTCGAGGTGCATCACGATCTTGGCTCCGCGGTTGATGGTCATGATATGCTGTTCCGGATTCAGGATTTCCACGTCCTCATCGACGGCGAGATCGGCTGCGGTGAGCACTTTTTCTCCGGAGGCTACCACCTGCAGTTGTTTGACATCGGCCGATCCGTGCATCTTGGTTCTGACCGCCTTCAGGTTGAGGACGACTTCGGAGACATCCTCGACGACGCCGGGTATCGAGGCGAATTCATGCTGCACTCCTTCAATGCGAACCGAGACGATGGCGCTCCCTTCGAGAGAGGACAGGAGTACGCGCCGCAGAGAATTACCGACAGTAACGCCGAATCCCCGTTCAAGGGGTTCGATAATAAACCGGGCATAGGCGGCGGTTGAAGTCTCCTCGTCCTTTTCCCATTTCGGCATTTCCAAAATTCTATTCATACGCTCTTAAGCCCCCAGTACATTTGTTGGTGGCGCCTGTCCCATCAACGGGAGTACAATTCGATGACCATGGTTTCCTCAACCGGCAGCGCGACCTCTTCTTTGGTCGGCAGCCGGAGGAGCTTTCCGGTCATTTTCTCGGCATCCACCTCTACCCACGGTACCACGCCTCGCTGCATTGCGGCCTCGAGATTCGATTGTACGACGTGCATCTGCTTTCCTTTTTCGGTGAGCGAAATCACGTCTTGCGGTTTCACCTGGTACGAGGGGAGATTCACCTTCTTCTCGTTCACCAGAACGAGTCCATGCAGGGCGAACTGTCGGGCCTGGTTTCGAGACGAAGCGAATCCCATTCGATACAAGACATTATCAAGCCGTCCTTCGAGCAGTTGGACAAGCTTTTCGCCGGTAACCACAGGACTCTTTGCGGCCTCTTTGAAGTAATTGCGGAACTGCGCCTCCATCATGCGATAGATGCGCTTCATTTTCTGTTTTTCCCGCAACTGTGCGCCGTAGTCGGTTTGTTTCACCCTGCGTCTGCCGTGCATTCCGGGCGGGTAATTTCTTTTCTTTACACCACATTTAGCGGTGAGACAGCGCTCACCCTTCAAAAATAATTCTACGCCTTCGCGTCTGCAGATTTTGCATACCGGTCCAGTATTTCGAGCCATCTGTTTCTCCTGGCGGCCCCTTTACACGCGCCGCCGTTTCGGCGGTCGGCATCCGTTATGAGGGATAGGGGTCACGTCCTTTATCATGTTCACTTGCAGGCCGGCCGCCTGAAGGGAGCGGATGGCGGATTCCCGTCCGGCGCCCGGTCCTTTCACGAATACCTTCACTTCTCTCAAGCCGAGGTCCTTCGCCTTTTGAGCGGCCGAACTGGCTGTTTGTCCCGCAGCGAAGGGAGTGCTCTTCCGTGAGCCTTTGAAGCCCACGGTGCCTGCGCTCGCCCACGAGATAACGTTGCCACCCGGGTCGGTAATGGTTACAATCGTGTTGTTGAAGGTAGCCTGGATATGGGCCACTCCGCTGGAGGAGCCCACGCCGACCCGCTTCTTTTTAACTTTTTTTTCCTTTGGTCCTTTTTTGACCTTGGCCACTAGTAATTCCTCCGGATTAGCTTATTTCTTTTTCCCCGCACGTCCGCGGCGGGGGCCTTTTCGGGTGCGCGCATTGGTATGCGTTCTTTGTCCGTGAACCGGAAGACCCTTGCGGTGTCTCAGGCCCCGGTACGTGCCGATGTCCATCAGCCGTTTTATATTTGTCGAGATCTCGCGCCGCAGGTCTCCTTCGATCCGATAGTCGCGCGAGATGACGGCGGTGATCCTGCGGATTTCGTCGTCGGTCAAATCTTTCACTCGAGTGCCGGGATTGATGCCGGCGGCCTCAAGGATTTTTTCGGAACTTGTCCGGCCGATCCCGTAGACATACGTGAGTCCGGTTTCCACCCGCTTTTCCCTTGGCAGGTCGACGCCCAATATACGAGCCACTTTCCAGTTACCTCCCGCAGCGGCCCGAGGATCAGCCCTGGCGCTGCTTATGCTTCGGATTGGTGCAAATAACGCGAACGACGCCGTTACGCTTGACTATTTTGCACTTTTCACATATTTTCTTTACGCTTGTTCGCACTTTCATAAAGCAAAACCATTTTTTGCGCCGTTATTTATAACGGTACACGATGCGTCCCCGGGTGAGGTCGTAAGGGGACAATTCCACTTTCACTGTATCTCCGGGAAGGATGCGGATGAAGTGCATACGCATCTTGCCGGAAATGTGAGCCAATATCCGATGCCCGTTCTTCAGTTCAACGCGGAACATGGCATTGGGCAGCGGCTCAACGACCGTTCCTTCGACCTCAATGGGTTCTTCCTTTGCCATAAAAATCAATTTCCATTTCGAGGCGGTTCCTTGACCGGAAAATGGTCATTCCGCCTCTTCTGACGGAGGCAACGAAAGGATTTCGGCTTCCCCTTTCGTCACGGCTATAGAATGCTCAAAGTGCGCGGACGGCCTGCCGTCTTTCGTCACTGCCGTCCATCCGTCGTCGAGCACCCTGACTTCATAGCTGCCTGCATTCACCATCGGTTCGATCGCCAACACCATTCCCGCCTGCAGCCGCGGACCCAAGTGGGGGCGGCCGAAATTCGGAATCTGAGGTTCCTCATGCATCTGCTGTCCAATCCCGTGACCGACAAAGTCGCGCACTACGGAAAACCGGTGGCTTTCGACGTGCGATTGGACGGCGTGCGATATATCCGAGAGGCGGTTGCCTTCGCGCGCCCGCTCGATCCCCTTATACAGAGATTCCCGGGTGACCCGGATCAGCCGTTTCTTCTCGTCGGAGACCTCTCCGACGGTGAAGGTGGCGGCGGTATCGCCGACGTATCCTCGATAAACGATACCGATGTCGATGCTGAGGATATCTCCTTCTTTCAATATGACGGTCGAAGAAGGTATCCCATGAACCACCTGTTCATCGATCGAGGTGCAAATTGTCTTAGGATACCCGCGGTACCCCTTGAAAGCAGGTTTGCCGCCCGCCGCCGCAATGAGACGTTCGGCCTTCTTATCGAGAGCTTCAGTGGAAACGCCTGCTCTGATATCCACTGCGAGTTCCTGCAGGATCCGAGCGATTATGCGATTAGCCGCGCGCAGTATCGCCAGTTCGTCCTCAGACCGTATAACAATCACAGCATCCACTCTCCCGGCCGAGCCAGATCAGTTGAGTGCGCTGCGGATACGGCTAAAAACCTCGTCGATCGCTCCCTCGCCGGAAATGGTTACCAGGCGATTGCTGCGCTGGTAATGATCGATGAGTGGAGCAGTCTGTTTCTCATAAACCGCAAGCCGATTCTCAATCGTCTCGCGTTTGTCGTCTTCGCGCTGATATAACTTTCCGCCGCACTTATTGCAGATGCCTTCCTCTTTCGGCGGTTTGGAGATGAGGTTATAATTTTCTCCGCACTGGGAGCACGTGCGCCTGGCGGTTAACCTGTGTATAAGGGCTTCCCGGTCGACATCGACATTAACGACGGCGGTCAGCGGACAACCTTCCACATTTAACATTTTGTCAAGCGCTTCAGCCTGAGGCAAGGTTCGGGGGAACCCGTCCAGCAGGAAGCCGTGCTTGCAGTCGTCCTTCTTAACCCGATCGGCAACGATCTCAGTGACCACCGAATCAGGGACCAATTCTCCCGAATCGAGATACTTTTTCGCTTTGCGTCCGAGATCGGTTCCCTCCTTGATATTCGCCCGGAAAATGTCGCCGGTCGAGATGTGAGGGATTCCGTACTCGCTCGCGATCTTTACCGCCTGAGTGCCCTTGCCCGCGCCCGGCGGCCCGAGCAGAACCAGAAATCTCTTCCTCTCCGCAGCCATATTCTCCTCCCCTATTGGCGCCGTTAGAACCTGCGCGCCCTGATGCGCCCCTTCTTCATGAAGCCGTCGTAGTGACGCATCAGGAGATGGGACTCCATCTGTTGTATGGTATCAAGGGCGACCCCGACCACAATCAGGAGGCTGGTACCGCCGAAGAAACTGGCGACAAGATAATCCACCCGCATACCGTAACTGATCATCGTAGGGATGACCGCCACGAATGCCAGCGCCACAGAGCCGGGCAGGGTGATGCGGGTCATGATTCTATCCAGATATTCGGCAGTGGGGCGTCCGGGCCTGATGCCGGGTACAAACCCTCCATACTTTTTGAGGTTATCTGCAACGTCTATGGGATTGAACGTAATCGCGGTATAGAAGTACGTGAAAAAGACAATCAGCACCACATACAGGATGTTATACAGCAGCGCACCCGGCGACAGCAGCTCGATCAGGCGCTGCATTCCGCCGGCATGGATGAACTGGAAGATCGTGGCCGGAAACAGCAGCAGCGAAGACGCGAAAATAATGGGGATAACGCCGGCCTGATTGACTCTGAGCGGCAGCCATGTGCTCTGCCCGCCATACACCTTGCGGCCTTTGATCTGCTTGGCGTACTGCACGGGTATCTTCCGCTGCGCCTGCGTGAGCACAATGACAGCCGCCGTCACCGATACCAGCAACACGGCCAGAACGATCATCTTGAAGATGCTCATTTCGCCGAGTTGAATGTTACGGATCAGCAGCGATAGCGCAGCGGGCATTCCGGCGACAATGCCGGCAAAAATGATCAAGGATATCCCGTTGCCGATACCGCGCTCGGTTATCTGTTCGCCGAGCCACATGATGAAACACGTTCCGGTGGTGAAGGTGATCATGGTGAGCAGGATGAATCCGAGGCCGGGATGCGGCACGATCTCGCGTCCTCCGAAATTGCTGGGGTTTGACAGCCAGAGGCTGATACCCAGCGATTGGACGGCGGTAAGCGCGACGGTTCCGTACCGGGTATATTGCGTTAATTTTTTCCGGCCTTCTTCGCCTTCCTTCGAGAGCTTCTCGAAATAAGGAATGACTGCGACGAGCAGTTGAAATATGATCGAGGCGCTGATATAGGGCATGATTCCGAGGGCGAAGATGGTCATGCGACTGAAGGCGCCGCCGGCAAACAGGTCGGCGAACCCGAGCAGCGTGTTTTGCCGTTCGGCCACGAACTGAGCGAGGACCCCTCCGTTAATGCCGGGGGTAGGCACATGTCCGCCGAGCCGGTACACTGCCAGCAGGACGAGCGTGAACAATATCCGGTTTTTCAGTTCCGGTATCTTGAACGCATTTTGGAAGGCGCTGAGCACTACACCACCTCGGCCTTTCCGCCGGCTTTCTCGATTTTTTCTTTGGCGGACGCGGTGAACCGATGGGCGCGAACGGTCAGGCTGACCGTGATCTCACCGTTGCCCAGGATTTTGACGCCGGCCCGATTCAATTTCACGATACCCGCCTGGCTGAGCAATTCGGGAGTCACTTGCGTCCCCGGTTCGAACGCGTTCAAGCGCTCGACGTTCAGGACCTCGTATTCTTTCTTGAAAATATTCCTGAATCCGCGCTTGGGAACGCGCCGCTGGAGCGGCATTTGTCCTCCCTCATAGCCGCGTGAAGATTTGGGTCCCGAGCGGGCACGCTGACCCTTGTGGCCTTTGCCGGCCGTCTTGCCCACTCCGGAGCCTTCTCCACGCCCAACTCGTTTGGGTTTTCGGCGGGCG
It contains:
- the secY gene encoding preprotein translocase subunit SecY, which produces MLSAFQNAFKIPELKNRILFTLVLLAVYRLGGHVPTPGINGGVLAQFVAERQNTLLGFADLFAGGAFSRMTIFALGIMPYISASIIFQLLVAVIPYFEKLSKEGEEGRKKLTQYTRYGTVALTAVQSLGISLWLSNPSNFGGREIVPHPGLGFILLTMITFTTGTCFIMWLGEQITERGIGNGISLIIFAGIVAGMPAALSLLIRNIQLGEMSIFKMIVLAVLLVSVTAAVIVLTQAQRKIPVQYAKQIKGRKVYGGQSTWLPLRVNQAGVIPIIFASSLLLFPATIFQFIHAGGMQRLIELLSPGALLYNILYVVLIVFFTYFYTAITFNPIDVADNLKKYGGFVPGIRPGRPTAEYLDRIMTRITLPGSVALAFVAVIPTMISYGMRVDYLVASFFGGTSLLIVVGVALDTIQQMESHLLMRHYDGFMKKGRIRARRF
- the map gene encoding type I methionyl aminopeptidase; translated protein: MIVIRSEDELAILRAANRIIARILQELAVDIRAGVSTEALDKKAERLIAAAGGKPAFKGYRGYPKTICTSIDEQVVHGIPSSTVILKEGDILSIDIGIVYRGYVGDTAATFTVGEVSDEKKRLIRVTRESLYKGIERAREGNRLSDISHAVQSHVESHRFSVVRDFVGHGIGQQMHEEPQIPNFGRPHLGPRLQAGMVLAIEPMVNAGSYEVRVLDDGWTAVTKDGRPSAHFEHSIAVTKGEAEILSLPPSEEAE
- a CDS encoding 30S ribosomal protein S11 → MGSSSGVAHIQATFNNTIVTITDPGGNVISWASAGTVGFKGSRKSTPFAAGQTASSAAQKAKDLGLREVKVFVKGPGAGRESAIRSLQAAGLQVNMIKDVTPIPHNGCRPPKRRRV
- a CDS encoding 30S ribosomal protein S4, whose amino-acid sequence is MARNTGPVCKICRREGVELFLKGERCLTAKCGVKKRNYPPGMHGRRRVKQTDYGAQLREKQKMKRIYRMMEAQFRNYFKEAAKSPVVTGEKLVQLLEGRLDNVLYRMGFASSRNQARQFALHGLVLVNEKKVNLPSYQVKPQDVISLTEKGKQMHVVQSNLEAAMQRGVVPWVEVDAEKMTGKLLRLPTKEEVALPVEETMVIELYSR
- a CDS encoding DNA-directed RNA polymerase subunit alpha, with amino-acid sequence MNRILEMPKWEKDEETSTAAYARFIIEPLERGFGVTVGNSLRRVLLSSLEGSAIVSVRIEGVQHEFASIPGVVEDVSEVVLNLKAVRTKMHGSADVKQLQVVASGEKVLTAADLAVDEDVEILNPEQHIMTINRGAKIVMHLEIGRGRGYVPAELNKHDGQPIGTISIDSVFSPVEKVNYTIQSARVGQMTDYDRLILEIWTNGGILPEDALAAAAKILIRHFTIFVKGEGEEDAGRSSRAEESEEMRKYLDKSVNELELSVRAANCLRAANIKSLAELVQKSEPEMLKYRNFGKKSLEEIKLVLKSMNLHLGMKLEGYQAASASEQREE
- a CDS encoding adenylate kinase, translated to MAAERKRFLVLLGPPGAGKGTQAVKIASEYGIPHISTGDIFRANIKEGTDLGRKAKKYLDSGELVPDSVVTEIVADRVKKDDCKHGFLLDGFPRTLPQAEALDKMLNVEGCPLTAVVNVDVDREALIHRLTARRTCSQCGENYNLISKPPKEEGICNKCGGKLYQREDDKRETIENRLAVYEKQTAPLIDHYQRSNRLVTISGEGAIDEVFSRIRSALN
- a CDS encoding 50S ribosomal protein L17, which codes for MRHRKKTVKLGRTTAHKEALLSNLATELIMHGRITTTVTKTKALRPVAEKLITLGKRQDINARRQATSILDNKQAVKKLFDEVGPQFDGRNGGYTRIIRLDRRRGDAAPMAIIELVS
- a CDS encoding translation initiation factor IF-1, whose translation is MAKEEPIEVEGTVVEPLPNAMFRVELKNGHRILAHISGKMRMHFIRILPGDTVKVELSPYDLTRGRIVYRYK
- a CDS encoding 30S ribosomal protein S13, coding for MARILGVDLPREKRVETGLTYVYGIGRTSSEKILEAAGINPGTRVKDLTDDEIRRITAVISRDYRIEGDLRREISTNIKRLMDIGTYRGLRHRKGLPVHGQRTHTNARTRKGPRRGRAGKKK
- a CDS encoding 50S ribosomal protein L36 — translated: MKVRTSVKKICEKCKIVKRNGVVRVICTNPKHKQRQG
- a CDS encoding 50S ribosomal protein L15, which gives rise to MQLDTVKPPRGARRKPKRVGRGEGSGVGKTAGKGHKGQRARSGPKSSRGYEGGQMPLQRRVPKRGFRNIFKKEYEVLNVERLNAFEPGTQVTPELLSQAGIVKLNRAGVKILGNGEITVSLTVRAHRFTASAKEKIEKAGGKAEVV